The bacterium region ACTTCAGCGGACGCCCCTTCGGCAGCACGGTGACGTTCGGCTCGCGCGGCTCGACCGTCGTCGTCGGCAGATCCACGTAGGCGACGGACGAGGTGAAGTACTCGTCGGCGAGACCGGCGAAGGAGTGGCCGAACTCGTGCAGGAAGATGTAGGGGCTCCACTGGTTGTCGGTCGCGAAGGTGCAGTAGAAGTTGTAGATCCCGCCGCCGCCGTAGCGCTTCTGGTTGACCATGACGAAGACGGCGTCGTAGGGGACCGCGCCGGCGATGTCGCGCAGGTCGCGGTTGTCCTCCGTCAGCATGTACCGCTCCGACCCGAGCGAGTCGTACGTCGCGCCGAGCGCCGTGCGCTTGTAGACGCCGCGGCTCGGCTCGCTGCAGCCGCTCTCCTCGGAGAAGCGGAGCGCGCCGCGGATGTTGAACTTGTCCTTGAGGCGCCTGTACGGCTCCTGCGAGAAGAAGATCGCGGTGTACCGCTCGAGGTCGGCGCGGAACTTCGCCTCCTCGGCGGCGGCGTAGCCCTCGCCGACGAAGACGATGTCCACCGAGGCGTGCGGGTCGCCGCCGATCCACTGCTCGTACACTTTGACGTCGCGCGGCGGGGCGAGCGTCGCGATCTCGTACGACGTCGGGTCGATCGTCGTCTCGAACAGCTTGTGATACTTGTCGTCGCGGCCGCGGTCCTCGACGACGAAGCGCGCCTTCGCCTTGGGCAGCGGCACGAGCGCCGACTCGTGGTAGGCGCGCCGCACGCCGCGCAGCGCCGGCTCCGACGTCTTCCACTCGCCGAAGTAGGAGTTGAAGCTGCGGGAGAAGATCAGCTCGTTGCTCGCCGCGTCGTAGAGGCGGACGCGGTACTCGCCGAGGTCCGCGTCGTCCGTCAGGTGGACGCGGCTGCCGGCCCAGATCCCGCCCCGGAACAGCCGATCGAGGGCGATCGTCTCGTCCTTCGCCGCGCCGAAGTGCACGTAGTCCACGCGCAGCGTGCGGTCCTCGAAGAAACGATCGAAGCGGGAGGTGTCGGCGGCGAAGGCGGACAGGGCGAAGGCGGGGAGCAGGAGCAGCGGCCA contains the following coding sequences:
- a CDS encoding M64 family metallo-endopeptidase, with amino-acid sequence MRLWPLLLLPAFALSAFAADTSRFDRFFEDRTLRVDYVHFGAAKDETIALDRLFRGGIWAGSRVHLTDDADLGEYRVRLYDAASNELIFSRSFNSYFGEWKTSEPALRGVRRAYHESALVPLPKAKARFVVEDRGRDDKYHKLFETTIDPTSYEIATLAPPRDVKVYEQWIGGDPHASVDIVFVGEGYAAAEEAKFRADLERYTAIFFSQEPYRRLKDKFNIRGALRFSEESGCSEPSRGVYKRTALGATYDSLGSERYMLTEDNRDLRDIAGAVPYDAVFVMVNQKRYGGGGIYNFYCTFATDNQWSPYIFLHEFGHSFAGLADEYFTSSVAYVDLPTTTVEPREPNVTVLPKGRPLKWADLATAGTPVPTPWEKGGFEVLDLGLQKERETLNKRIAARMREGAPQEEVDALKAQAEELSTEHAKLVDAYLAKSKFKGQVGAFEGANYIAHGFYRPALDCIMFTKGAKPFCPVCARAIERTIARYGE